The Arcobacter sp. CECT 8986 DNA segment GTTGATGATATTGTAGAACATAAAGATAGACTTGCAAAAAGAGTATTTAATGAAGAAAAAGAGTATAAGTTTAAACCCTTATACATTAGACTTTTAAAAGTTGATGATACATATGAAGTAGTTAATTCTACTACTTTTCCAGACGACATAACAGAAGATATAAAACAGTTAAATAGTATACATAAAAATAGTATTTCATTTAATTATCAAAAAGATTACATAATTAGTCAAATGAAACTATTTTTAAATAATCAAAATTATGTGGTTGAAGTTGCTACAAATTTTGATGCAATAAACTCTACTTTAGATAATATTTTATATATACTATTTTTTATCGTTCCAATAATTTTAATCATTTCAATTATTGCGGGTTATTTTCTAATTCATAAATCTTTTGCTCCAGTTGAAAATATGCTAGGCAATTTAAAAAATATAAATGCTAGTGATTTATCAAAAAGATTAAAAGCAAATAATATGAATGATGAAATTGATTTATTAGCAAATGAGATAAATAATTTACTACAAAGACTACAACTATCTTTTGAAAAAATATCTCAATTTAGTAGTGATGCTTCCCATGAATTAAAAACCCCACTTACAATTATTCGTGGAGAAATTGAAATAGCATTAAGAAAAGATAGATCAATTCAAGAGTACAAAGATAGCTTTGAAAACTGCTTAGATGAGATATTAGTTATCCAACAAACAATTGATGATTTACTATTTTTAGCAAAAGAAGAGTATGAAGTTTTAGAAAAAACTAAAGAGGATGTTTATCTAGATGAAGTTACAAATGAAGCTTATAAAGAGATGCTATCTTTTGCAAAATTGAGACAAATAAAACTTCAATGTAAAATAGATGAAGCAATTCAAATAAAAGGTCACCACAAACTACTTAAAATTGCCATAAAAAACATCATTAAAAATGCTATTACATTTAGCTTTAAAAATGAAGAAGTTTGTATCAAAAATTATAGTGATGATAAGTACTTTATTATTAGTGTTAAAGATAAAGGAATTGGTATTTCAAAAAAAGACCAAGATAAGATATTTGAAAAGTTCTTTAGAACAGACAAAAGCCGAAATAAAGAGTCTGGTGGAACAGGTTTAGGAATGTCAATTGTGAAAAAAATAGTTAAAATTCATAATGGAGAAATTGAGTTAAAAAGCCAAGAAAACAAAGGAACTTGTGTATACTTTAAATTCTTAAAATGAATATGAATTTTTGTTCATAAATTGTTAAACATTTATTAATGGTTACCTTATATAATTTCTTTATCAAAATAAAGGAATTATATGAAAAAAATCTCCCAATATAGACTTATTACTTATGTCTCTTTGCTTTTTGCAACTTTTTACAATTTTTCGTTTTTTAAAAACTTCTTTTTAGCTTATAGCTTTCATGGAATAAATATTGTTTATTTTTTTAGTGTTTTCTTTACACTTTTCTTATTTATCTCTTTTGTGTTATCACTATTAAGCTCTAGATATTATGTAAAACCATTTTTAATTATTTTATTAATTGTTTCATCATTTACAGCTTATTTTATGGACACTTATAATATTGTTATTGATAGAGAAATGATTAGAAATGTTTTAGAAACAAACTTTAATGAAAGTCTTGATTTATTTAGTTTTCAATTAGTTTTATACGTAATATTTTTAGGAATACTTCCAAGTTTTTTTGTTTATAAAACAAATATTGATTATGGGACATTTAAAAAAGAGAGTTTTAGAAAAATTAAAACATTAATTTTACTTTTACTTATTATTATTGTTACTTTATTTAGTACAAGTAAATTTTATACATCATTTTTTAGAGAACACAAAACTTTAAAATATTATGCAAATCCAACTTACTGGATGTTTGCAATAGTAAATTATACTAAAAAAACATATTTTACAGGAAAACTTGTTGTTAAAAAAACAGGAGATGATGCACTAATTGATGAGCCACCAACACAAAGAAAAGAGTTAATTATGATGGTTGTAGGAGAAGCTACAAGAGCAGATAGATTCTCTTTAAATGGTTATGAAAGAGAGACAAATCCTTTATTGAAAAAAGAAGATGTATATAATTTTTCAAATATGTCATCATGTGGAACATCAACAGCATACTCTGTACCTTGTATGTTTTCAAAGTTTACAAGAAAGACTTATGACCATAAAAAAGGTATCACAAATGAAAACTTACTTGATGTTTTAAAACATACAAAAGATGTAAATATTTTATGGAGAGATAATAACTCTGATTCAAAAGGTGTTGCTCTAAGAGTTAAATATGAAGATTATAAATCTGATAAATTAAACACAATTTGTGAAAATGGCGAGTGTAGAGATGAAGGTATGCTAGTTGGATTAGATGATTTCATCAAAAATAGTGGGAATAATGATGTATTTATTATATTACACCAAATGGGAAATCATGGACCTGCTTATTATAAAAGATATCCAAAAAGATTTGAAAAATTCAAACCTGTTTGTAAAACTAACCAACTAGAAAAATGTACAAAAGAAGAGATTACAAATGCATATGATAATGCAATTTTACATACAGATTATTTCTTATCACAAGTAATAAATTTTCTAAAACCTTACTCAAATAAATATGATACTGCAATGTTTTATATGAGTGACCATGGAGAAAGTTTAGGTGAAAATGGAATGTATTTACATGGAATGCCTTATTTTATGGCTCCAAAAGAGCAAACACATGTAGCATCACTTATGTGGTTTGGTGATGGTATGAAAAAACAACTTGATTTAAATAAATTAAATAGTATAAAAAATAATAATTTATCTCAAGATAATCTATTTCATACAATTCTTGGTTTATTTGAAGTACAAACAGATGAATATGATAAAAAACTAGATATCTTATCAACAGTTAGAAAAGAGGAAAAATGAGAAATCAACCAAAATATAATTTTATAAAAAATACATCATATGCACTTGAGGGATTAAAAGATTTAATAAAAAGTGAAAGTTCATTTAAAATTGAACTTCTCTTTGCCATTATTCTTTTGCCAGTTATATA contains these protein-coding regions:
- a CDS encoding phosphoethanolamine transferase; this encodes MKKISQYRLITYVSLLFATFYNFSFFKNFFLAYSFHGINIVYFFSVFFTLFLFISFVLSLLSSRYYVKPFLIILLIVSSFTAYFMDTYNIVIDREMIRNVLETNFNESLDLFSFQLVLYVIFLGILPSFFVYKTNIDYGTFKKESFRKIKTLILLLLIIIVTLFSTSKFYTSFFREHKTLKYYANPTYWMFAIVNYTKKTYFTGKLVVKKTGDDALIDEPPTQRKELIMMVVGEATRADRFSLNGYERETNPLLKKEDVYNFSNMSSCGTSTAYSVPCMFSKFTRKTYDHKKGITNENLLDVLKHTKDVNILWRDNNSDSKGVALRVKYEDYKSDKLNTICENGECRDEGMLVGLDDFIKNSGNNDVFIILHQMGNHGPAYYKRYPKRFEKFKPVCKTNQLEKCTKEEITNAYDNAILHTDYFLSQVINFLKPYSNKYDTAMFYMSDHGESLGENGMYLHGMPYFMAPKEQTHVASLMWFGDGMKKQLDLNKLNSIKNNNLSQDNLFHTILGLFEVQTDEYDKKLDILSTVRKEEK
- a CDS encoding sensor histidine kinase, producing the protein MNNLSIKKKLLIYNILIQTIILLLFSFSLYKTLESSSKDKLESTLKVIVLDVVDDIVEHKDRLAKRVFNEEKEYKFKPLYIRLLKVDDTYEVVNSTTFPDDITEDIKQLNSIHKNSISFNYQKDYIISQMKLFLNNQNYVVEVATNFDAINSTLDNILYILFFIVPIILIISIIAGYFLIHKSFAPVENMLGNLKNINASDLSKRLKANNMNDEIDLLANEINNLLQRLQLSFEKISQFSSDASHELKTPLTIIRGEIEIALRKDRSIQEYKDSFENCLDEILVIQQTIDDLLFLAKEEYEVLEKTKEDVYLDEVTNEAYKEMLSFAKLRQIKLQCKIDEAIQIKGHHKLLKIAIKNIIKNAITFSFKNEEVCIKNYSDDKYFIISVKDKGIGISKKDQDKIFEKFFRTDKSRNKESGGTGLGMSIVKKIVKIHNGEIELKSQENKGTCVYFKFLK